The sequence TTGCAACCGCAGAATCACCTGCAGGGTAAAGTCAGCACTTAGGAGCCAGTCGCAGCCAGTCTGGTGCTCTGGCAGGTACCATCCTGGCAGCACCTGTGTCGTTCCAGCAGGCTCCTGCCCTTGTGGGTTTTGCATTCAGATAACTGGGGGAAGCCAGCCTCATGCTCCAAGAAACTCCAGGAcatatcccctcccccattctcccccaaGGTGAACTGGAAGTTTGAAATACGTGTGTGGGGCACTAGGTTCTGGCACCTAGACAGTCCCACAGTGCAGTAAAGCAATCCCACTTCATTAGGGTTACCTTTAGTATTCGGGCATTTAAGGCACAAACCACAAGATGCGGCAGCCAGGTGCACCCTCTGTCTCTTCATAAGCCCAGTGAGAGATCCGGTCCCTCTCCCTCTACTCAGTTGCTGTGTGAGAGTTCACTTACCTCCCTGCCCCTACTAAAATCGGGCTTGTTAACGTTGTCAGTTGCCTTTGCCAGTCATGTCCTGTTTATTCAGTACATGAGTCGTGGCAGTATATTTTGCCACACCATGTCTTGGCCTCACTAATGAGGTCATGGAGCTAGGAACCCCAGGCAAGCCAAGCTGAAACATCTTGTTCAGGTATGTCTGGACGCCAGCTCTGCCTTCCCTTATGAAGGGTGCGGACTCCACCCCGTGCTCGGCCGCACCTGCTCTGCCTAAACATCCATCTTACTAAAAACCTATCGCTCGAGGAAACCAGTTCCTTTCGCTGCTGCAGCCAGGAGAACGTAACTGGCCACTATGGCATTCTGCTAGCCGCTTGAAAGAAATTCACAAATGGCCTCGCCAGGTGTGCTCAACAATTTTGCATGTAGCCCATCACAGGGAAAGTTCCTCGTTCAGAAATGAAGGGGTGCCTGGATGCTCTTCTCTGAGTGGGGTTCTGAGATGCAGCCCAGCCAGCGGCTCTCGCACGTGCCACTTACGAAGGGTGCAAAGGATCCCAGATCCTCTCCTCAGTTGAGAGTGCTCAAACTTAGCTGACCACTGAACTCCCTTCTCGCAAACCTTAACTGCTTCTGGTCTGGCACTGATTGCTAAACAGCTGACAAAGAAACTCTACAGGTGCCTGTTGTTCTTATCAGAGTAACACTAAGGGGGAGAGTCCACGTAGTGGATCAGTATTGATGGCAGAAGCTTGGGATAGTAGAGGGTGCTGTCTCCTGCTTCCTGTGCAGTGTTAACGCGGGGTAGCAAGTCTTAGCTCCTCTGTACTATGAGCCATGCCAGGGGCAGCCACTTATCATTTGTTTTGCACTGTTTTGTTACGAGATGTAAGCTGATTCCACCGTGTATATAAACTGTATTTTTGTTAAATTTGtatgaatatattttttatttgaacTTTGGCACTTGGGATGTCGTCCTGTAACCATAACGTGTCTGAGAGTAAAATGTCGTCATGTGTCCTTCTGCATCTGCTGGGCTCTGTGATCTTCTTCCTCCCCGTAGGATGGTTTGTTTAaactttatttattgatttttttttttcatcccaatAATAAAAATGGTCCAACAGCCATAGATCCAAGCACCTATATTTTCAAGGGAGGAAGCCATGAATGCTGTTTACTATAAGCTTTTTGGCCAGGGACCTTGACTGTTTGTATTGGAAGGCACACTACAACTCGGTCTCGCCCTACTGTTTCAGATAAACGGTCAGTCTAGGTCCATCTCATCTGACAGGGGCCAGTTCCAGCTGCTTATGCAAAAGGAGGACGCCTCCCCCAGGCAACCTTTTGCTCCTCACCCCGCTGCCCCTCTTCCccagagatcagaatttggtttGGGTAATTCTGGAGGTTCTAACTACCCATCCCAGTGTCTGATCCTTTTTGGAATCCTTGCCAAGTTCATGCCCAATATATTAATTTCAGCAGGACGATACCTCCATTCCGCCCCAATTCCATATTCGGTGACTTCATGGGAGAGCTttgtcagtgacttcagtggcaacAGGATTGGTCCCACATGACTTATAGATGGTCCCTCCTGCAGTGCAGAGGATATTCTGCTCTCTTAGctggcctccctcccccaccccattaagCTTATAAAAGGATCTAAGTATCCAGCTGTTTCCTTAGCGAAGGCAGGTTTGGGTATTGCTAGCGCCCTAACATCATCCTTAGTGCTTgtaggggggctggggctggctttaCTGTATCTCCTGTGCTACTATCTCTGTCCAATAGAAAACACGAGCTGAAACAAAACTCAGCCCTCCTCCCAGTAATAGTTGCTGTAAGGCAGAGCTGCCTAAGGTGTGTCCTAAAATGTAATTCGTGGAGGTGGCAGCAGCAagtgcagcccccctccccctcctttgcaTGTGAACTGTAGCATGACGATGGCAGTAACGGCCTCTTCGTTCTCCACATCCTATGTGACACTCTTGCTGTGTGTTGATTTATTTTAACCTTCGACTGTATGTGGATGCTGCCCTCTGCCTCCTGCTGAGTCACCAACCTACACTCTCCCCAGTGGGTGGGATGGAAATTGGCACCAAGCATCATCTTTTGGCAGGGAGCCACTGCAGTGGTTGGGCCTGAGGGACTGACAGGGAcacacctgccctcccctgcttcccccccccccctctcccgggAGCGGGGAAGTTCAAAATTTGGTTGAGTGGCTGTGGACTAAAGTGCAGCTCCTGTGGTCCTAGTCTCTTGCGCTTCCCCTCAGGAGCCGGGGAAGACGTGCCGGCTGGGAGGAAAACTCCTTTACTCAATCTGCACTTACTCCTCCTGGTTGTCACACATGCACTGGCGTGGGGATGGAGGTGGGAATGGGAGCTGCCTCTTTTTCAATTTCTTTCTCCGTTGTAATGTAAAAAAAAGGGAAACGGTCTACTTCTCTTAAAAGGGAGCTAGGCCGCCCTGTGCTATGGTACATCACTTGACAGCTCAGTGCATCTGCAGTTTAAAAACATCCCCAGCAGGCGTGAAACAGATGCCAGACACTTGGCTACAGCATTGTCAGCTTGGGGACTGGGCCGAGGTGTCAGGATTGTatgtaggtgggggggggggggtatttttttCATAGGACGGAAGCAGCAAGTGTCTTGCTTGGAGAAGAAAGGCGTAAGCTGGTTATAGATAACTGTGTTTGGTTTTATACTCTGCACAGTTGAGTGAATACAGCAGCTATCATACCGTTACGCTTAAACCAGCCCCTGCCTATACTCAGACTTAAATGGGGTTTATAGGCTCATTAATCCGAGCGCTTGTTAGGAGACCCACACTACCCTTCAATTGCTCATATTTAGCAGGTGCATTAGTGCAGGCCGGTGAGATTTTGTTGTGGGCCTCTTAACTGAATATGAGCtacatttttacacacacagacAGGTCATGCAGGGTATGGAAAAATTAACAGTAGCCTTTTATTGCACTCATTTATTTGATGAAAGAAACAGACCTGCACTTTCTGTCCAAGGTGCTGAAATCTAGGCTGGAATTCTTTTCAGTGACAACGGATTAAAATTACCCTTTAACCCCTACACTTCAGGGAGAAAGCCAACATCCTGTGCATTGTTTGACTCATGGtgctggggggcggaggggggaaatTGTTTGCAAATGGGTGAAGCCAGATGGCAGCTGAGTTTTGCCTACTGTCCCTGCTGCAACATAAGTTACCAGCGAGGAGCTAAGAAGATGCAGTTGACTTTGGAAGAGCTTCGATGTCCAGGGATCTGAGGAAGAAGATCAGGATTTCCCCCATCTCCAGGTATAGCTTCAAaactgaaggagagagaaaaagacaagTAAATGTAGGGGTGGTACATTTCTTTATTCTTTGGGGGGTTATTTGTGCTATCGGAGCATAACCTGGTGAGCGTGTTACAGACAGGGAACTTTAGCTCAAGTACATCAGCTTCTGCTTTTAGCTCTGAAGTTCCCTGGTTCAATCACCAGTGTGTTGCTCAAACAGTGGTCATCACAATAGCACCTAAAGGTACGGAGAGCGGGATCCCGGTGCGCTAGGtactataaacacacacatgaGACTACAGTCAAGGCAGCTAGAGAGTGGGAGAATTATTCCTATTTAACAGAGCAGGAGTTGGGCTACAAAGAGATGAAGTCACttgtcacacaggaggtctgtggcagagccaggatttgacccTAGATCTACTGAATCCCACCACTCAACAATCCTTGCTCTTAAAAACCAGCTGAATCAGAACGAATGCAAGGCAGGGTTTTAAAGGGTGGATAAAGACAGGAGCAACATAAGCAGCCATTGGCGCTGGAATTGTTTAGTGTGGTTCACCGGGGGCTAACCTTTCATTACAAAGTGTTATCGGGTGAGACCGGGACCTTGAATAGGCGAGTTAGCTACTGTGTTGACTGTgcagtcagtgtagacaaggacaaTTGTGTTCAGTGCCATGCTGGGACTCGGGTGTAACCAGGACTAGCTAACATGATGCTTGACAGGATTTGCCCTGGTCTATGCTGACTGCAAAGTTGTCCGCCTCGTGCTGGTTGATCCTTTGAGGCTGGGATCTAACCTAGTAAATTTTGCATCGAGGACGTGCCCCGTGAACGATGtgctgaaatgaagaaaaggCAGCATTTGAGTCTGAATAGTGAGGGAAACTTACTGGCCCTGATACCTTTTAAATAGCAGACAAGTCTCCCGTGGGAAGAAGAGTAGAAACTCCCTCAGGTTGGATTGTAAAAACTCGACTGAGCAGAATGCTCGATGTTGAAGGGGGACAATGCTGTACTGACCCCCAAGAGATGGGCTCTGATTTCTATGGTCCTTACGGTGGAAGATTCCATTGCTCTGGAATCAAATGCATCCTCCTTAAAAGGATTCTATCTAGGGTGGTTCTTGTGGCTGGTGTCTGAGTGCACCATTCCACCGGGGTTATGTGTTCTCACTGCAGCACTTTATGTTAAATTAGGGAACTGACTGCTAGGGACTCAGCCAGAAAAGGACGCAGTCTTCATTATCGTTTCTAAACATTGAAATTTCCTAAGAGTTCAGAAAAGACATGTAAGAGAGAGGCTCACTGAAGCTAGAGCCCCCAACCCATTTTAAGTCccactgttttttaaattatacaccTGGATGCTGCAGCACAAGAACAAGAGAGTTGGCGTAGGAGACCCCTCAAAATCCATCATCCATCTTTTAACCTGAACTAGACCGTCCACCTTGACTTCCTGGGAACTCTGCCCAGAGCGTAACATTGCTTCATCCTTACTCTATTGCCCCAGCTGTGCTTGAGTCATCTAgccattccctctccctcttaCCCGGTAGCTGTTGCATCCAAGTCCGCTCTGGGCTCCTATTCTATCTATCCGTTGGCCAAAGCAATCCGAGAACCTTCTCATGCTGCGTGGCGAGTTCAGCAGTGCTCGTAGCTTGCTCCTCAGGGCAGACGGAGGTTTCTcgggcagctcccagctgttgcgCCCATAGGCCAGGCCTTCTCTTTGCGGTCTAACATAGTCGCTGTTCCTTGGAGCAAGGGGGCGTGAGGCATCTCCTGGGGCTTCCTCATCCTGTTCCTTCATTTCTTGGGACAGACCTGCCTCTGCTTCTTCTGATGGGAGCTTGTCCTCCAGGCGGTCCAGCAGGGTCTGAAATACAGAGAGGCAGCGGGAGAGAGAGCGTTTAACCCTAGAATCGCCCTAGGGGACAGAGTGAGTGGCAAAGCAGTGCACACCTTCCCCGCTCCCCCAGCCCTTGGTTGCATTGCGTTCTGACAGTGATGCCTGCCGCCCTACCTTGAAGTCCGCCAGTTCCGCAGCGGAGGCCGAGCTGTACGCGGGATGAGCGTTGGCTCCTCCTTGGGGCTTCATGCTGAACATCAGCAGCAGCGAGAACCGCAGGGCAGCAGCCGTCAACGAGCCCATGCCGTAGTCCAAGTTCTCCTCTCGCCTCCAGTGGTTTGCCCCCTCTCGCTGATGGGCTGCGAGCTTGACCCCTCCCTTTTTATACGTGCAGAGTCAGAAGGAGTCACGCCCAAGGAATGAAGCCCCCGCCGCATTCTGTCACTTGCCCGCGATAAAGGATCTTGAGACCGGAGCTGGCAGAAGATTCCCTTTTAAAGTTATCCATCCCCTTGGGGCGGCGGAGGCGCGTCGGCTCCAGCGGGAATGACAGTGCGAGGACCGCATTCCTGTTGATTTGTCTCAAGAGGTTTCACACTTCAAAGGTGTGAGAGAAGCACCAAAAAACATCCCCCTTTATCTCTCAGCAGTGCCTCCGGATTCTTGTTCCTTAACGATGGAAACAATGAGGCAAGTGTTGGACAACTGGCCAGCAAGCCTCGAATGGGCATCGTGGTGGGGGATGCGGGAGAATTGGCTGCAGAGCTGCCATTAAAGCCAGTGACCTAGAGATgtggggccaggtcctcagctggtgtaaatcaacacgGCTCTTTGGGGCCGGATCTCTATAGATTGGCTGAGCTCCATTCATtcctgcaccagctgagaatctgtcccgtCTGTCCCATTCCTTGCAGACCCAGGACCGTTTAACACTCCTGTCAGCATGATGACAGGGCTTCCAGCTCATGCTTCCGGAGACCTGGGATTTCATTCAAGAATGGTGCTAGGAAGGAAGCTGGAGGGGGGTTAGTTAAGGGTGCGGGAGGAGAGAAAATTTTTCAAAGGCTCGTTTTGAAAagctccagcctccttttttgAGCAAAGCCTGCAGCCCGGGCGTGCGAGAAGCATGTAGGATGCCAGGGCAATTTTGTATTTCAGACCCATGCCTGGTAACTGGAATCTGTAAATTGAAGGACAAGACACTGTTGGATTTTGAATTTCCTTTCACGTTTACCACTAGAATACATTAGCAAGTGCTTCTGAAGATGTTACCGTCGCATTTAGGGAGAAGTCAGCTGTCATTAGGGCAAGGGACGGGGGATTCTGTAGGACTGGGCAGCTCTGGCTCCCTTTGGTACCTTAGTCAAGAAATGGGACCTCTCTGCCTCAATCTCCCCCTTTGGTAATGGCGGAGATaacacttccctccctcctggggtGTTGTGAGCTTTAGCCGATGTTTATAATGCATGCAAAGAGTCTCGGGTGAGGAAGGGGAGATATTTTCGGAAGCTGCTTCTGTATCTGCGCTGAATCGTTACTTGGTATCTAATCTAGGGTCGCTGTTTTTAACATCAGCCCTTGATTTGCACAGGTAGCTGTTTGCCCCAAGGGCAGCCTGGGACTAGACAGTCTGCAGGGGGTTTGCCATTCCAAGCTACGCCGAATCCCTCTCTCCCAGCCGCATCGCCTTGCAGGGCTCCCCCGCTGAACGCTTTGCAGAGGAGGAGAGTTACTGGCTCAGTCGCCTGACTCCCCGCGCCTGGTCTTTAGCTGTAGTTTTAATCCCTGACCAATAACGCCACCTCAGGCTTCCCCTTGCGGGGGTCTCTTTAGAGTGGGGGAGAACTTTGCTCTGCTCCGATGCCCATGCTGTGCCCAACAGAATCTCTCCAGCCATTTCAGTCTGTTACTGGACCCTCCAtgccttccttcccttcccctaacTGCCTCTGAAAGGTGCCAGTGGGAGCGGTCTCCTGAATCTCCATGCGCCAGCAGCTTCCAccacccccctgcagcccacGGCGGATGGTGAATAGGACTCGGTGCTTATTGTGGGGCCCACGCGCTGCCCTTGGAGTGAGTCTAAGCAGCAAAGACTTGAATGTGTGCTGCACAAGGGCTTACCAGAGCAAGTGCTCCAGCTCCCAACCGAAAGACCATGTGCCATGGAAAAGGCAGCTGGGGGCAATGGGCTTTTCTATGCATGCGTGTGCTGTACTTCTTAAGTAGAGGCCATGCAAGCCCAGTGCTAAACCGCAGTGGAAGTCTATCCAGGAGCCCTTCTGCATGGAACATCCTCCCTGAACTGATCCATCAGGACCCTGCCCTGTGCTGTTTCAAGTCTCCCCTTATCACCCACCTCTGCCATAATGCCTGGAAGAAATCAGCCACCTGGCAGGGCTAGATTGAGAGGCAGCACAGGCCTCCCGTGAGCCGCATAATTTAAATAGAGGCACTGGGCTGTAAAATCATGTCGGTTtgcagctctctctctttctctcttttacttCTTGTGCCTCAGTCACTTTCtcagagtgtaagctctttggagcagggactgggccttcatatgtgtatgtacagcacctaccactcTGGGACTCTGCTCCTGCCTGGGCCTCTGGGACCTACCTCACCCtcaatataaaataataacaaaggtGGGTCTCTAACAAGGTTGCATTGGAAACCGTGGGGGTGCTCTCGCGGGGCCTCAAGACGGGGCATCGCCTAATGAAGGGGGCCTTGTTGCATGTGTGACCGTGTTCTCTAGCTAGCTAGGCACCCATCAGCAGGTGGGTAGCTGTCCTGCAGAGAGGAAGCTCGGCAAGAGATGTGATGCTGAAGGAAGAGTTCTGCTAGCTAATGCCAGCAGAGAGACAGGTTACAATTTTCGATGCTGGGTGCCTAAAGCCAAGCTCCTAAATCCCATAGACTAGAACTGGCCTGATTATCAGAGGTGCTTGAGCTCTTCGTAATACCCCTGAGGTCAGTGGCGGCTGCTGGATACTCAGCGCCTTGCGAAATCAGGCCATTAATATTGAAGTGCCCAAAGATAGATTTAGGAAGCAGGTTTTAGGCAGCCAGGACTGAAAATGGTGACCCTAAGTATCAGCAAGCCAAGGATCTTCTGCAGATCATCTTCCTCAATCACTTGCATGATGGGACTTTGTTTGAAGTTGTGTAAGAGCTCGGGCTGATGATGGTTATTATATGCACGCCCAGAACAGCTGTCAGGGAGGTAGTACATTTCAGCTAGGCTAGATTCAGGAACCTGGAACTCTGACGTTTCCTACAACGATTTTCAAACTAGCCCTAGTTGTCCCTAAACTACAGACAGGATCTTTTAGACAAAGACAAGCAGAGAGTCAAGAGGCCATTTAAGGTCTTGCCGTACAGTTTACATTTGTGGTGATGAGCACAAAGTGCAGCTCAGGCCAGAGCAGAGATCTTGGTGGGAAGGAATTAGAGTCCCGGTGAATTGCAGCTGCATAAATGGCTGGGAGTTTGTTTGTGGGTATCAGTGAAGTGGATTAAAGGGCTGGAAAAGTGCAGTGAAGAgagctgaaaaaaacaaaacaaaacaaaccccgcCAGGGTAACGAGGGAtcatctatattttcaaatatgctgCAAACCCAGTAACACTGGGCTACTCTCTATAGTACCTTTCACCCAACCCTCTGAACTCGGTTAATTCGGCCTCACAAACCCTCCTTTCAGGTAGGAAAGTATTAGTGTACCTACtgttagatggggaaactgatgcacagagcatggaagtgacttacccaaaacACATGTGGGAGTGGGTTTGAGAGCCCTAACCACTACACAGCACTGCCCCTCTGGGGCTGAGCCTCTCCAGAGCAGACCATGACCTGTCTGGGTCAGGTCACTCTGTCGGTGACACTCCAATGGACTCCGTTGAGCAGTTTGGCTGTTGCCAAGGACTTTAGGGGACAACGCTCTTGGCGTGTAGAATCCATCAATGCTAAAGTTTTTCCGGATTTATATTTCCCAAACTATCTCCTCTGAGTGGAGCCGCGATCAGAACTGGCTCTGACGTTCCCCAGGGGGAGTTTTGCAGTTCGGTATGTTTATGTGTGTAGCAATAAAAACCCAGATGCTTTTCCTAGACAGCCTCCTCTTGCAATCTGGTTCTCCCAGACTGCAGAGTCTATTAACATAATACCTGCAGCAAACACAGACTCGTTCCACCAGGAACTGGCTTGCTGTTGATACTGGAGCCACC comes from Trachemys scripta elegans isolate TJP31775 chromosome 19, CAS_Tse_1.0, whole genome shotgun sequence and encodes:
- the LOC117867915 gene encoding natriuretic peptides A-like, producing the protein MGSLTAAALRFSLLLMFSMKPQGGANAHPAYSSASAAELADFKTLLDRLEDKLPSEEAEAGLSQEMKEQDEEAPGDASRPLAPRNSDYVRPQREGLAYGRNSWELPEKPPSALRSKLRALLNSPRSMRRFSDCFGQRIDRIGAQSGLGCNSYRF